The following DNA comes from Desulfobacterales bacterium.
ACTGGCCGCCCCACACCACGGCAATGTTGGGGCCCAATATCATGGCTGCCGCCAATAGGGCGTATATGATCTTAGGGATTTGATTCATCGGTTATTTTTTAAAAACCACCTGTAAGGCGCCGCTGTATGTTTCCTGATATACTTTTGACGAAACACCGAAAACAGCTGCAATGGTCTCCGGATTTAAGACATCGGCCGTCAAACCGTGAGCCGCGATCTTTCCCTGTCTCATAAATATCAGGTAATCGCAGTAAATGGCGGCCAGGTTAATATCCTGCATGACCGCAATCACGGTTTGGCCCTGCTGTTTAACCCGCTGTTCGGATAAACTGAGCAAACTAAGAGAAAAATTGATATCCAGATTAGAAGTCGCCTCATCCAGAATCAGCACTGGCGTATCCTGGGCCAAGGCCCGCGCAAAGATCACCCGCTGTCTTTCGCCACCGCTCAGCTCGGTGATAAATCGGCCTTTGAACCCTTCGATTTCGGTTTGTGCCATGATATCTGCAACAATATCCTGGTCCCGGACTGAGGCGGCCGAAAACCGGGCGATATGCGGATAACGGCCCATCATGACGACCTCTTCGACCATAAATGGAAAATTGATATAAAAATTTTGCGGCACCAAAGCAATTTCTCTGGACAATTGTTTTTTTGAATATCGCGAGATATTTTTCCCATTGTAAAGCACCTCGCCCGCTTGCGGCCGGCGATGTTTACACAAAACATCCAGAATGGTTGTCTTGCCGCTGCCATTGGGTCCGATGATGCCGTAAAATTTTCCGGGTTCCAGTTTTATCGTAAAGTCGTCGATAATTTTCTTATCGGCGTAATAAAATTGGATACGGTCAAGTTCAAACGGCATGGCTCAGATCTTTTTGGCTTTTTGTTGCTTGCGGAAAATGTAACAAAAAAAGGGCCCGCCGATTAAAGCCGTCAATACCCCGATCGGTATTTCCGAAGGCAGCACCGCGCGGGTAAGGGTGTCTGCAGCCAACAGCAAAATCGCTCCGGCCAGCAGAGAGATCGGAATCAAGCGTCGATTATCGGGCCCGGTGAGCAAACGCATCATGTGGGGGACCAATAGCCCGACAAAGCCGATAATACCTGAAACCGACACACAGATGGCGGCAATCAAAGAAGCTATGACCAGGAGTATATAAGTGACTTTTTGGGTATCCACACCCAAGGAAGCGGCCGAGCGATCACCGAGGGACATCAGGTTTAAATCCCGCGCAAAAAACATAAAGATTAAAAAGCCGCCGCCTACAAATAAAAACGTCAGCCCCACATCCGACCAGGCTTTGGAGCCGAAACTGCCCATCAGCCAGAAAATGATAACCGCCACCTGTTCGTCGGCAATATATTTTAAAAAACTAATGCCGGCAGATAGGATGGCTGCGACAATAATTCCGGATAATATTAAATTGGTCGACGACACACCGCCGCCGGATGCTGACAGGTACATGACAAATAAAAGGGTGATCACCGCGCCGATAAACGCGAACAGGGGCACGGATACGCTTCCCATAAATCCAATATTCAGTAAAATCGCCATTGATGCGCCGAAAGCTGCCCCGGCGGAAACACCCAGTGTATAGGGATCGGCCAGGGGATTTAGTAAAATGCCCTGAAATACCACCCCGGATATGGCCAGACCGGCGCCCACAATGGCCGCCGATAGAATTCGCGGCAGGCGCACATCCAATACCACCACCGGAAACAGTTTATCCATCCCCTCGATCAGTTGGGTCTGACCAGATAATTTGGCGAATACAATCTTAATCACATCCAGTACCGGCAGTTGGATATATCCCATACCAGTGGATATCACGATGGCCCCGCCTAAAATGGCTGCCAGAACGACAATTTGTGACATCGTAGCGTTTCGCAGGGAATTGCCAAAGCTGTTTGAATGTGTATCCATTAAAGCGGTCATGCTCCCAATAAAAAACCCTTCAAGCGTTAAATGCCTGAAGGGCTGCACCCAGTTTACTTGACCCTTATTTTATGTTGCCCCAGCTCTGTCGTTCGCAGAGCGAAACCGTCGCACGTTGTTCATATTTGCCATATGTTGTGCTCAGCAAACATAAACCCTTGACAACAGTCTCAAATCATTGGCGATTTGGCAAGGCAGGTCTTCTGGCTCCCCCGCCCATTTAGCAACCTTCCCATCCCGATTATTCGAAACAGTGGTGTCCGCGGCTAAATGGGTCCTCTTTTCAACAGCGATGAAAAGAGCGGGGTTACAGCGGCGGGACCGCTCCCGGATTTAACGGGATTCCCTATTAAGCTTGCGCACCTTATTCCCTGACAGTATCCATTAAGGGAAAAGCGGCTCTAAGTCAACAAAATTCACTTGACAAAGCCTCATATTTTGTCCGATAGCTGCGTTGCGCAACGTCTCGAAATGCTCACGTACTGACGTGTACGCTCCGCTTTCTCGCCGTTCCGCGCCTTTTGAACACCTTCAATTTAATAAAAATAGATGTGAAATCCCGCATTATGCGGGAGCTATCAAACAAAATCTAAGGCCTTTAAGTTTTTATTAAGAAGAACCATTTGGTTTTCCAATCTCCAATTTATTATTATTCACTTTTCGTGGTTAAGAATGCATGAGAAAGGAAATTTTAAGAACGATGAAACTGGATGAAATAATTGATGGAATTAAGCCGGTTGATCAGGGATGGATTGAAAAAGCGCAAGAGCGGACTGCACAACTGGTGATGCCCACCCGGGCCCTGGGGCGACTGCATGACATATCCGAACGGTTCTGTGGTATCCAGCAAACATTGCAACCCTCGATTGATAAAAAAGCAGTTTTGATAATGGCTGGGGATCATGGCGTGGTGACGGAGGGTGTCAGCGCCTACCCCCAGGAGGTGACCCCCGCCATGGTCCAGACCTTTTTGGTCGGTGGGGCCGGCATAAATGCCATCTCCCGTCAGGTGGGTGCAGATGTTTGGGTGGTGGATATGGGGATCATACCTTCGCTGGATGTCAGTGATATGCCTGGCGCCGACCGTTTAATTGTTGAAAAGGTTGGCAGCGGAACGGATAATTTTATTAAAAAACCGGCCATGTCCCAGCCGGATGCGGAAAAAGCAATGCTCATTGGCTTTAAGCAGGCTTCCAAACGGATTGAAGCGGGTGCTGATATTATGGGTACCGGCGATATGGGCATTGGTAACACCACACCCTCAGCGGCCATCGGTGCCGTTTTGTGTGGGGCCTCGCTGGATGAAATGGTCGGCCGCGGCACCGGCGTTGATGATGCTGGATTGGCGCGCAAGCGTGACATCGTGCGGCAGGCAATCGAGGTTAATATCCCCGATCCTGAAAACGGACTGGATGTTTTGGCCAAAGTCGGTGGCTTTGAAATCGGCGGTATTGCCGGAACCATCCTTGCCGGCGCCTATCACCAACGGGCCATCGTTGTCGACGGATTTATCTCAACCGCCGGAGCTCTGATTGCGCACGCGTTGTGTCCAACGGTAAAAGATTATCTGTTTGCCGGGCACTGTTCTGCAGAGGTCGGCCATCGCATCATGTTAAAGACTTTGGGCCTTGAGCCCATCCTGGATCTGGGCATGCGCCTGGGGGAAGGCACCGGTGCCGCCTTGGCAATGGGGGTTATCGAAAGTGCGCTTCGCATGTTTAAGGAGGTGTTAACTTTTGAAGAAGCCGGTGTCGCCAACAAATAAATACCGGCTTTTAAGGCCTCATCACTTGACCGAATGGCTGCGTTATAAGCCGCTTCAAAATGCTCGAGTACTGACGTGTACACTCCACTTTTGAAGCGGCTCAAGCCTTGCCCTCGATCAAGATCTAAAGCCCTAAAAGCCGGTTTCGTAATTTAACTTTATTCCTCGCGCTTGTTGAATACATTAGTGTATTAAAAATAGATGTGAAATCCCGTATCCATGCGGGACCCTGAACCAAAACCTAACCGTTTTGAAACGAGTTTAGGTTTTTTTCCTTCGGACGAATCAAAGACCCTTAAAAGCCGGTTTTACTATTTAGTTTTCTGTCTTCTGCTTGCCGCGGCGACTTGTCCGGCGAAGTTTTAACGAAGACGGAAGCTCCTTAGAGCGAAGACGGGTCCTCTGACTTCTGACCTCTGACCTCTGAAATCTGCCGTCTGTCGTCTGTTCTCTGTCTTCTGTCCGGCAAACCCTGTCGCCGATCTTCCGTCCTGAATCTGCGGTCATGGGTGTGATCATGTGCGGCATGCGTTGGTTCAGCGTCTTCTGATATCGCATGCTGATGCGGATAGACCCCGTGTTCGTGTGCGTGTACGTGCTCGTGCAGATGTAATTCTTGATCTACCAGGATTTTTCCGTCTTGCATCGTGTATATGGCCCCGGCAGTTGCGGATAATAAATCAAAATCATGAGAAATCAGAATGAAGGAAAGATCGATGTCGCGCAAAATGTCAGTCAGTTTTGCTTTGGTCTTCATATCCAGGCCGTTCATGGGTTCGTCGAGCAACAGAATTTCAGGTTCCATAGCCAGGACAGTGGCCAAAGACACAAGACGCTTTTCACCACCTGACAATTTAAACGTGATGCGGTCCTCGAATTCATCCAAACCTAAGAAATTCAGTGTTTTACGCGCGATCTGAACCGCATCGCTTTTTGATTTGCCCAGATTTAAGGGGCCAAAGGCAACATCTTCGAGTACGGTCGGGCTAAACAGCTGATCATCAGCATCCTGAAAAAGAAGACCGATGCGCCGGCGAACGTCGGTAAAATCGCTATCTTCTTTAACAGACCGGCCGAAGATCTCCACTTTACCGGATATAGGCTTCAGCAGCCCCATTATAATGTGCAATAAGGTAGACTTGCCGCTGCCATTAGGAGCAATTAAACCGATCTGGCTGCCTTGATGCAATTGAAAATCGAGCTGGTCGAGTATCTGCGGGCCGCCCGGATATTTGAAAGAAATACCTTCAAGATTTATCAGTAAATTGTTTTGTTGCATGACAATGTAACCTGTTTCTATGGGAGTTTGAGATTCGTTTTTTTACGACAAACATACGAATGACCGAAATTGCTAAAGAATATAATAATTTCAATATTTTAGATATTTAGATTTCACGGTTTCAACCATAAGCTACTAAACAATACTTGACCATTCCATCAATGCCAGCCAGACGATGACAACTGTCATGGCTATGGCAAAAATCCAACTTGTCGAATTGACCTGAAATTCCTGCAGACTGTGAAATTTACCCTTAAACCCCCGACACTGCATGGCCTGGTGCACGCGTTCGGCCCGGGAGGCCGCGCGGACAAAGAGCATGCCCACAACATAAGCGTAGGTTCGATATGTATTGGTATTGGTGCCCGGACGGAACCCTCTGATTTTAGCCGCTCTTACCAAGCGGGAATATTCCTGCTCGATGACAAACACATAGCGGTAGGTCATCAGTAGAAGTTGCACGATTTTTCCAGGAACATGCAAACGATAAAGCGAATGGCCCAGTGTGGCGAGTGACATGGTTGCCACTAAAGCAATTAGTGCCAGCAGGATTGCATTCGACTTTAATGTGATCTGGGCGGCAAGCACCACCCCGGGCCGATAAACAGCAAAAGAGCCGATATGTGTCAGAACATCTCCTTGAAAAGTAAACGGCAATAACAGCCACAACAAAAAGATGAAAACATTGACCAAAAGCAACCTTTTGATGACCTGGATGAGACTGATGCGAGAAATGACGACCAAAAGCGCAGCGACCACCAGGGCGACAATCAAAACGGAGAATTGATACGACAAGGCAACCACAAACGCATAGCCACATGTCAGAGCGACACGAATTCTGGGATCCAGCCGATGAATGACTGAGCTGCCGGTTGCAAAGGGTTCACTGATCATATTTCAATCGCTTTACTTATCCACAAATATGCACAAGATAAAGATCATAATGGTAAAGGGAAAGATTTCGTAGCATTTAATTTGTCGTGCTTTCGTGGTTTTGTTCTTTTATTTTACGTTTACGGGTTGCGGCAGCGACAGCCGCCAAGGTGAAGATACAGCCTAAGCCGATAAGGATGTTTTTAACAGGCAGGCCTTTTTCTGCGGCTGGCCTATTTTTAGAGGCGGGCATCTCAATATCAGCGGCACTTATTGTCCACTCAGCCCTATGGCCCTCGCCGGCATCTATAATAATTTTAAGATCGGTCTTCTTTGGTATCTTAAACGAAAATTCACCAGTTTCATTGGTCATGCCGCTCAGCAGCTCTCTTCCTTCAGAATCAAAGACGGTAATTTTACCGGCATTTACATGTCTGCCACCACTGAATTTGCTCTCGACATGGATCATATCGCCTTCGATCCAGGCGAAAAGATTCACCCGGTGGGCAGTTCCAGGCGCGGGTAAAATCCATGCCAAGCAGATAATAAAAAATAAGAAGAAAATCGTCTTTGCCAAGTTATGTTTACTGAAATTGGGTTTCATCGGAATGTTTCGCTCACCTGTTATAATTTAAAAGTTGATAGGGTTTCTACTCTTCAGGAAAACCGGGTAGCAGTGTGGGTTGAACTTTCTTGAGAAAAGCCACACACATGGCTGTGATAAGGCCTTCAATAATCATTACGGGAATGTGACCTGCAATAACGATGGCCGAGACTTCGAAAAAATTTTCTTCGGTAAACACAAGCGCCAACCCCAGCACAAGGGCGCTCAACATAACAGATAAAAATCCACAGGCAAAAGCTGCCGACAGTGCCAGTTTTGATTTTTTATGAAGAAAGGGGCTGCAAACCAGATAGCACAGCACCGCCGGTAACGCCGTAATAATGGTATTGACCCCCAAAACAGTGATGCCGCCAAATTGAAACAGCACAGCCTGCAGAACGAGCGCCACCAGGATGGCTGGAAAAGCGGCCCAACCGAGAAGCAAACCCACTAAACCATTGAGAACCAGGTGAGCATTGGCAGGTCCGATGGGCACATGAACCAGCGAAGCGACAAAAAATGCGGCCGACAGCATTCCGGCTTTGGCAATGTGGTCATAGTCGAGTTTTCTGAGCCCGATGGCCGTACCAACTGCCGCCAGTGCCCCTCCGGATATGAGTACAGGACCGGATAAAACCCCTTCTGAAATATGCATTACATTGCTCCGTATTACTTAACTATTGCTGTATTGGGATGATGGCATACTGTAGAGATGGTATTCTTTGACAATCACTATTGATACGAATCAGCAACTTGTCAATCTCTGAGTGTGAAAGCACTGTATATCTGGCGTTTTAACTGCCTTCAACACGAGCCGGCGTTCAGAGTTCAGTCGGTCAAGCCAGCCGAATGCGACGTATCAAAGTCTTCTTGCGGAAGGTTCAGGTGCTGGATTTCCAAGAGGAATTTAATCAAGAAGCTTAAGATCATTTTTGCCAGTTGTGAAACTTCACCCAGATGACGGCCCCGAGCTCCACGTCTTTTTCCTGTCCATTGTGTTTTAGTTTAAAATCTGCAGGATTCAAAGCGGCAAAACCCCACCATCCGGCTACCGGTGCAGCGTAGGTGAATACACCGTTGCCGTCGGCTTTAATGGTCTGGGTAATCATATACGCGGTTGGTGCCGAATATGTATTGTCGCGGTTATAATATTCGACTTCTACCTCGGCAAAGGGTACGGGCTTGCCATTCAGTTTAACAATTCCCTGAAAGACATTGCCGGCGTACAAACCAAATGGTTTGGCCAACGGCACAATCTCGGTCTTTAACCCGATTTCGCTATCCCAGCCGTCATCGTCGCCAAAGGCGGTCACTACCGTTTTGGTATGATGGATGATAAATGAATCCTCGGTCGGCTCCCAATAGGGTTGCGGTTCCATATAAAACACATACACGCCCGGGCGTTTGACCGGAAATGCTGCCTGCCAACCGCTGTGGCCCATTACCCGGGTTGCTTTCAGCAATTGCAATAGGTCTTGCTTTTTGTCGCCCACAAATACCTGAAATGCTTTTGGCTTAACCAATTCCATACCCACCATTTCAAAAGGGTGGGAAAAGGAAAGGGTGATATCTATCGTGCGTTTGTCTTGCTGCATCACCATCGAATCAGATGGAATCAGCATGCCGTAGTGCGCCAAGGAGGCATTTGCGGAAAAAAGTGTCATGAAAAAAATACCAACGAAGAACAATCTTTTGCTCATTTCCTTTCCTTTCATAATTTTCCTTGTTATTTTTTATGCAAGACTCAGGCAGCACCTGGATGACTCGCCCCCCGGGTGAAAATAGATAAGAAATCTAAATAAGGGTTATTTAATTTAAACACAAAAAAAATATTGTCATCTATTTTGATGCAATATTCAGGTATTATTTTCCTCGTATGAGTTCCTTGTACGCTAAAGAGCCTCTGATATTATCCAGGTCAGCGTCGTTTTTGATGCTTTCCCAATTGGAGTATCCCTTTTCAATCGCTTTTTGCAGCCACTTAATCGAATCATCCACGTGTCTTAACCGCGAATACATACAGGCAATATTGTAGTGGGTCTCGGCATCATCCGGTGCGTAATTCAGTATATCTAAAAATACCGTCAATGCTTTGTAATATTCCTTGTTGGCCGCCGTAACCAAAGCCAAATTGTTGAGGGCCTGCAAAAATTTAGGGTCCAGCAGAAGCGCCTTATTATACTGCTGCACGGCTTGAGATGGGTCGCCCTTGCGAAAATAAAGATTTCCCAGTTGAAAGTGCAATTCCGCATTGTCCGGCACATCTTTCACCAATATCTGAAGTCGTGAAATTTCCGTTTCGATTTCTTCCTTAATGGCTTGAGCTCTTTTAAGATTGTTTTCGGCTTTCACGAAGTCTGAATTTATTTGCAACGCTTTTTGAAATTGGCTGATCGCCGCTTCTATTTTGCCCTCCTGCATCAAGGCAATGCCCAGATTGTTGTTGGCTTCAACCAGGTTTGGGTCCATTTGCAGAGCGATACTGCAATATTTGATCGCTTTTTCTGTATCACCACGACTTAGAAACACGCTGCCCAGATTACTGTATGCTTCAGGATAATCAGGTTGCAAATCAATGGCTTTAAAATAGTGTGAAATACCCTGATCTATTTTACCTTGCTCTACCAACACGCCGCCTAAGTTGAAATGCGCCACAGCATAGTATGGTCTTATTTCCAAAGCGTTTTTATAAAATTCTGTGGCCTCATCTGCTCTACCTTTTGCTGCCAGGAGGGCGCCCATATTGTTGTGCGCTTCCGCCAGATCGGGTTTCAATTGCAAAGCCTTCTTATAGTGCTCAAAAGCCTCATCCGGCTTGCCTTGCTTTTCCATGGCGTCACCCAGATTTACATAGACTTGGGCTTTATTCGGATTAATCTCTATGGCTTTTTGATAATATGGAATCGCTTCGTCTATTTTGTCCAGGTGCGAATACTCAGCACCTAAATTAAAGTGCGGTCTGGCCTTGTTGGGAGATTTTTTAACTACGTCGGACCAAAGGGTTATGCCGTTTTCCCATACCTGGTTTCGCTGGTAGGTCCAGAACGATAGCATTATGACAAATACGCCAAGAATCCCTACCCTGATCCACTCCCACTTTATATATCGATATGCAATTAGGACCGGGATCAAACACACCAACATGGAGGGCAGATAATTGCGGTGTTCGAAAATAATGGCAAGGGGTATAACGGATGACTCTATGACCAGGTTGCCGAAAAACCATAAAATGCAAAAGGAGATCAAACGCTCTTTGCGGGACAGATAAACACTCAGTATGAGCAGGCCAATGATCAGGCTTAATGAAATTAACGTGGTAACCGGATCGACCAAAGAATAAGAAAGCGGAAAGTCGTAATCCAGATTAAGCCGGGACGGATAGGGGAAAAAGATGAGACTTAAATAATAGATGACCACCCGGGGCTGGGTCAGCACTCTTTGCAGGATGGTAAATTCCCCTTTGGAATAATCTCCGATTGAAGATAATTTCTCGACCGGATCCGTTCCCAGATATATAAAAGATAAGATCCCAAAAAGAACCAGTACAACCAGAACGTATTTTAAGCTTCGTTTTAACCAATCTAAATTTCGGTCCTGCAGAAAATACCATTCATAGAGAAATATCAAAAATGGCAGGATGGCAGTGTTTTGCTTACATCCCAGTGAAAGAATCCACGATAGACCGGCGCATGTGAACCAGAACAATTTTCCTTTTTTAGTTTCCGCCAGCCGCCCTTTTACATAAAGCCAGAACGAAAGCACATAAAACAGGGTCGCGAGGCTGTTCAGCCTTTGCACGATATAAGTGACCGATTGGGTCTGTAGCGGGTGCACCAGCCAGAGCAGAGCGCCAAAGAAAGCGATGCTGTAAATGGTATGATCTTCTATGTTAGCAGATGGCAGGCTAATGGTTATTTTAATAAAGACATAGAGAACGATACCCGTTAAAATATGAATGATAATATTAACAACATGATAGCCCCAGAGCTGATAATGATGAAAATAATAGTTTAAGGCAAAGCTAATATTGCCAACAGGTCTGGCTTCGGTTGATTTTTCACCAATGGCAGCCTTTATTAAATTATCGGCAGTCAGCTCGGTTATCCGAACGTCAGGATTCTTTACAATTCGGCCGATATCATCCAGCACCATGGGGCTTTCAAGTGTGTTGGAATAACTAAAATATCCTATCAGGGAAAAAACAAGAATTACCCCCGCGAACCATATAATAGAGTGCTTTATGTTTAACTTGTTGGAGTGGGTCATCATTCTAACTACAGGCCCTTCCGCTGCGCCTGCTTCTTTCTTTTTATCTTAAAGTTTTACATAGAATACAATTTCAATAAATAGGCTTCACCTGTCACTCAAAGAGTTCAAAAATTCCCCCTACAAAGGCAATGATCAGCATCTGGGAAAAAAATAAGAGCCCAATGAGCACCCCTTTTTCAGGCGGCAAATTGAATAGCGTAAACAGATAGGCGTAAGCGCCTTCTCTTAGGCCGATGCCGGCAAAAGAAATGGGGATTGTTTGCAGTAACAGTACCAGTGAACCGATCCAGGTAACATCCATAAAGCCCAACGGAATTGATGCGGCTCTGAAAAGAATCAGCAGTCGGCAGATAAAGAATATCTGCCAGATAATGCTAAGCCCAAAAATCAAAAAAAAAGCGTTGGCATTCATTCTATCGAGGTGATTTTTCTCAAAATAGGCGTCAACATCTATTTGTGTCTGAATTTTTCGCAATATTGAGTGAACCACCGATTTTATCAGATCCTGTATTGGTGAAAAAATATAAAACAATATACAGAACAACACCAGACATATCCCGATGGCAGCGAATGGTAAGACACGACTTCCTAAGATTTCGATCTCAGAATTTGAACTATAGAAAAATAGCGGAATCATCCCGCAGATGAGAAGTACCAGAATAAAGGTTAGCCGTTCGAATACAATCGTTGCAAAAAATTGTGCCCTGCCTTTTTTATTGCGGGTGACTTTTAGCCATCTGACAGCTTCCCTTCCGATGGCTGAGGGCAGGAAGAGCGCATAAAACAGCGCAATGAAATTTATTTTTACTAGTGATGATAACCTATGGCTAATTGGGCTTCCTTTAATAAGAAAATAATACTTACCAGCCACGATGATGCCAGAAAACAGAGCAAGGAGTGTAGAAATCGCGTAAAGGCCAACGTTGATACTGCCGATGGCTGTCACCACCAAAGAGGCATCGATCTTAAAAAAAAGATATCCGATAAAAAGACAGGATATAGTAAATTTTAAGATTAGTTTTAGATAGCGTCTATCCATTCATCTGTTTTTGCATACCCGCACTTTTTAAGCTGGGGAGTTAAAATGGGGCTAATTTCTTTTAAGTTTTCTTTCGAGAATCCCGTTTTCCAGTTGTTATAGTTATCAGCCTTTAACTTAGGGAGTGAACTGTAAAACGCATTGTCGGTATCTAAGCCTAAAAAGTCTAATATTTCTCTAATTTTTGGACGAGGTGTTTGGATCAGATCTTCATAACGGACGGCAAGTCGATTGCTTTGTCGAATTAATTTCCAATCCGCTTCAATGCGTTGTACGCAATGTAGCCATTGGCTGGCGTTAAATTTTAATAACGAGGATTTTTCATAAATATGTGTCCAACCTTTAAAACGAGGACCCCAGCCGACTTTTCCGTTCCAGCGCAATCGATTTAGGTGCATTTTCTTATTGATAAGGTGTCCGTTCGTTTCAAACCAAAATGCCCTTACCTTATCTGTTAAATAGGGCTGAAATCTTAAAAACTCATGCACAATATGAAAGGCCTTTTCGTAATCAAAGCGCCCTTTTGCCAGTGGATTGTGAACGATATTTTGTCGTTGCAGCCATTTTTTGTTTATCGAAAGAGTTGCATCTCTGCCATCCCGCAACAGATGAATAAATTTCGCTTGCGGAAATATGGCAATTATAAAGGGTATCTTGAGACTGTTTCTGGGGGATTTATCAACCAGAACTGCGCATTTCCTCCGTCTTTTATACCGGGTGAAGTTGCGGTAAATCCAATTCTTGATTTCCGGTGTTACGTCAGCCTCTGTTCTTTCATCATCAGGTGCTGTTCTGAAAAAATGATCCCAGATGAAATAGGGCTCGTACCATTGGCTGACATGCTGATGTCTGTCCAGCAACTCTCCAAGAATGGTCGTCCCCGATCTTGGCGAACCGACAATAAAAACAAACGCATCTTGCGGTACTTTATCTACCATAAA
Coding sequences within:
- a CDS encoding lysylphosphatidylglycerol synthase transmembrane domain-containing protein; this translates as MDRRYLKLILKFTISCLFIGYLFFKIDASLVVTAIGSINVGLYAISTLLALFSGIIVAGKYYFLIKGSPISHRLSSLVKINFIALFYALFLPSAIGREAVRWLKVTRNKKGRAQFFATIVFERLTFILVLLICGMIPLFFYSSNSEIEILGSRVLPFAAIGICLVLFCILFYIFSPIQDLIKSVVHSILRKIQTQIDVDAYFEKNHLDRMNANAFFLIFGLSIIWQIFFICRLLILFRAASIPLGFMDVTWIGSLVLLLQTIPISFAGIGLREGAYAYLFTLFNLPPEKGVLIGLLFFSQMLIIAFVGGIFELFE
- a CDS encoding sulfotransferase — encoded protein: MVDKVPQDAFVFIVGSPRSGTTILGELLDRHQHVSQWYEPYFIWDHFFRTAPDDERTEADVTPEIKNWIYRNFTRYKRRRKCAVLVDKSPRNSLKIPFIIAIFPQAKFIHLLRDGRDATLSINKKWLQRQNIVHNPLAKGRFDYEKAFHIVHEFLRFQPYLTDKVRAFWFETNGHLINKKMHLNRLRWNGKVGWGPRFKGWTHIYEKSSLLKFNASQWLHCVQRIEADWKLIRQSNRLAVRYEDLIQTPRPKIREILDFLGLDTDNAFYSSLPKLKADNYNNWKTGFSKENLKEISPILTPQLKKCGYAKTDEWIDAI